The Procambarus clarkii isolate CNS0578487 chromosome 15, FALCON_Pclarkii_2.0, whole genome shotgun sequence genomic interval cttggaggtctatattcgtactgcttttgctgcgaagacctccgttgttgccgtcttttttgacctagaaaaggcttacgacaccacttggcgttatcatatcctatctcaacttcattcttttggccttcgtggtcatctccctctctttctccgcagcttcctctctcgtcgttcctttcgggtgcgccttggtaccgctctctctccctcttttcagcaatacgaaggtgtgccccagggtagtgttctgagcactactctttttctggttgccctcaatggtcttctttcctctcttccttctggtgtcttctccgctctctatgtcgatgatcttaccctttgttgtcagggtgatgattcgcctctccttcaacgccggcttcaacttgcgattgatgccgtgtcgtcttgggccacaggtcatggcttcaagttctctacttctaagacttgtgccatgacttttacgcggaaacgggttgttcttcgtccctctttgtcactttatggtcatccccttgaatacaaagattccgcgaagcttttggggttattccttgacactcgtttgtcttggtctccccatatctcttacctccgtgttgagtgctctaaggcccttaccctccttcgggtcttgtcccatacttcttggggggcagataggcgcactctccttgctttacattcctctctcgtcctgtctaagctcgattatggttgccttgcttactcgtctgcttctccttctactcttcgccgtcttgatgctttgcaccatactgggttgcgcctcagttctggtgcctttcgttcgactcccatccttagattgtatgttgacactggcttcctgtctctccaggaccgccgtgatcgctactgtcttcgctatcttgcgcggtccttgcaacatccttcctctcgcctctgtcgtgctttaacttttacccctcctgcggttcctgttcctcttcaccacctccctctttctgtccggttatctcgcctacaggattctctctccgttcgtatttctgatgtttctcctcgtgttgttccttctttgcccccgtggagggtccctcttccgcggttttgtacttccttgacccgtgtcactaaagcttttacccctcctacggttctaaaacgccttttcctcgagcacttttcttctcactcccgctccgtttctgtcttcaccgatgggtctaagtcagcggacggtgttggctactctgttgtttttcctgatcgcacttatatgtgtcgcttgcctccggagactagcatctttacagcggaactttatgctattctctatgctcttcgtctcctgctttctcgttgtcagtcttcctttgtggttgttgttgactctcgtagtgccctcatggctctcgggtcctttaatccggttcatccagtagttgtcgagatccagcattggctgtttctcgttcacagtaaatttaagtcggttgagttttgttgggttcccagccatattggtgtgtctttaaatgagcgtgcggatgctgccgctaaggaagctgtccgctcttgtcccatctctcgtaaaggcattccgtattccgaattttacccggttatccattcctcagtccttacccgttggcaggcttcttggttgtctgttactggtaacaagctacgtactcttaaatgttgtgtttcctcgtggccgtcctccttccaccgtaaccggcggtgggaaacagctctggcgaggttgcgtattggccatactcgcttaacccatggtcacttgatggagcgccgccctgctccttattgtcctagttgcattgtccctcttacggtcgtgcatgtccttcttgaatgtcctgacttccaggacgagcgtgtgtcttgctttccaaccgcccctcgcggtcacctgtccctcgatagaattcttggtgactcggatacttttgatatcgttcgccttatgcgtttttgttctcgtattggcatccttggtgatatttagcgccctctgattattttgcgtatttgatggtgctacatagccttcccggtttggtgccttcttttgataattacttacttacttactctaACACCATGCCCTACGGGGATTTGGCACTCACGTTCCGTAGAGATAGGTGAAGTAGCCTCAGCAGCTGCAACATTACCACTCtcatcactactggtgctgggagaatttacttgatcactatcgctagcatgattcacttcactatcaccgggcagattcgtctctaatgtttttattttaatttccAGTTCAATAATTTGATTTTTTAACCAGTTAATTTCTTCTGTATCTTTGCTTGTTTGCCTTAGTCCGTCGAGGGTTGGAAACTGCTTACTAGAGGTGACATTAGGAGCTTCCAGCTGGGTGCCTCCTGCAGCTGGACCAGACGCCTCTGGCGTCCTGCTCATGCTAGAGAGGGCGGGGCGTCGAGGGCAGTCACGATGCCAAACATCTACACCTTGACGCATACACCTGGGACACTTCCGGACCGGAGGAGAGGTTTCCTCTCCGTCCTCAAGGGTAGGGGTGTCCCTGTAAGGACACTCCCTTGTTTTGTGCTGTTCAGCACAGAGCCCACACACAGGGTCATGTCGGCAGTATGGAGAGATATGATGAGTACCATGGCACTTATAACAAACAACAGGGGGGGATACCCAAGGTTTTATAGGACTTGATGGGATGaaatgttaccttgaggtgcttcgtcTCAAAGAAGGTGTAATGTTCAGGGGGAGGGTCACTGCCATTCCAAACAATGATGATCCTGTTGAGAGGGTGACCATCCTAATGTAACCGTCTTGCCTTGTAGACCCCGTCAAGGTTATAAGCTCTATCAAGAGGATACTCTTCGGGAAAACTGGTAacaatatattccttaaattttTTAGGTCGATTGATGATGTCTTCTCTGGTGAAAACAATATTAGCAATCTCACCTTTAACCAGTTGAGTGATGATATCTTCTTGCTTATGTGATACAAAGATGTAAGGGGATGTTGGTCTAGGTCGAACTATATCGAGGAGTGTTTTGGAGAACCTAATAGAAAGTTGTTCGAACCATTTCAGTTTATCGTTGGTGGATGTTCCAGATGGGAATGCCAGGCGCACATAGTCAGCGCGGGGAGCAATAGGAGGCGTGGGTGGGCGGGCCCCTGGCTGggtgggcccaccaccgcccacctccaCGTTCTTCACACAGGTTCCAGTATTCCTGTCATCATTGCCAATGTTCTCATCGCCATCAGCAGAGCCTGCACGTTTAGCATTTCTTCTCGCATTCCGTGATCTTTGCACCTGCCACTCATTTTCGTTATCCTAATTAGCATCGGGTTCCATGTCATCGGGTGACTGCAACCCACTTCGAGCATCAACATATTCCTCGGCGACGGGCTCAGGATCCATTGCTTGGAGATCACTTGGATTAGCAAGCACAACAGAAGATAGGTTGGTACTGAGCCCGGTTGCCATGACAACGGGCCAGGAGGCGCAGCACAGGGAAGCTGCCCGGGGCTGCACCACTCGCCCAGGCTAGGACACAGTTACCCACCTCATGTAAACACACTACCAGTCGCGCACACAAACCACGACCCTGGGAAGGAGGGCCCAAGGACTATTTTACACACGATGGGAGCgtggggccaggtacaccacaagGCGGCCCAGTGCCGTCCCACTGTACCTCTGGGTAGACTCCAGATACCGCCACACAAATAATGTCTGCATGAAGTTCTATACAATCCAGCTATCCACAACCTACAACAGATGGTAGTCAGGGTGTCGCACACTTAGTACCGCTGCAGCTGAACGATTGGGCACGCTAAAGGCTCAATGTTAGGACTAGGCCTGTGTTAAACCGGACGAGGGGCACATCCTGACCAGCCAGTCCCGAGCTACGGGAGAACTGAAAAAGTGAAAGTGCGACTCCTTGGAGTCTACAAGCACTCTGAGCGCGAAATTGCTACAGCCACTGACAAGGCAACATCAGTGGGACCAGTTATCGTCCATACGCATGGTAACGAGGCCACGGTAATCGTGCCAACAAAAGCGGACCTGCAGAAGATCCTGGATTCGGATCGCCGGGTCCCACTACTGGAGGCGAACCTCTCACCGATTCCTCCCAGACAAATCACTGCCGGGAAAACGATATTTGTAAACAGGCTTAATCGCTGGCTAGTGGGTGAAGTGCCCGACACCATAGTGTGGCAAGTGAACGAAGAAAACTGTTTTGAAATTGTCGACCGCTCTACTATTCAAGACTAACGACGCCACTCGACCCACGATGAAGATGACCATCAATACAGAAGAACTGGCCCAGGAAGCAGTGAAGAACGAGTTCAAGGGCTTTGGAATCACTTCCTCCCCAAACCAGATTGCCTTGAATAAGGTCTTCAGCGTGAGACAATACTACAAGTGCTTCATCTATGAACACTTACTTCTCCAACAAGCGCCTGGAACAAACGGATATATGCAGCtcatggtctgacactcacaacTACAAGGACTGTAACGCCACCACCAAGAAATGCGCGAACTGTGGAGAACAGCACGCCGCCACCTCCTACCTATGCACAAAAAGGAAGGAGGAACTAAAGAAAATTAAAGAGAAGACCACAACACTGTCGACCACCCAGAGGCAAATCACCGCGATTTTAGACCTTGGACCTGACCTGTTGCCGAGCCTCGCTTCTATAAGCCAGATGCAGACTACAACCGTACCAGCCCTACAAGACAGTGGCTCCTCCCAACAGATCACCCGGCCTCCACACTGGGGATCTAAGGACCAACCAGCACCCACACTGTCccttgcatcacgtgcaggcattatcccgggTCTTATTCGACTAGCGGAGAGGCTTCCCAGGCCAGACAATCAACCATTCGTCATGGAACTAAACGTGCTGTTCCTAGCCAACGGCCTGGACCACATCATCGCCCCGGATGCAAGTttcactgccaccactaccactcccgagactaccaccaggacgaccatgcgATCGATCTCAACACACactccagaaccacccaagacccgggcggcacaaacagaggtacttccctctccagctccaaaccctcctaccatcaccatctcagcagacgtgctgtctacaaatactaacagcgccaccaacgctcctgaaatagcttctaccactaATCCATGACCCCTGAGACTACCTAAGGCTACAAGACGAAAGACGAAATCACCAGCTACGGATGTTATggactcagacgaggaaatcttagAAGGAGCTCCACTGCCGCAGCACAAATACGACACTAACTCGATACAAGACCCCCTCATAGAGGCTACCTCACCAGACTCCAACGACAGCTCGCCTCAGCTAAAGAAAATAgaagacctagaggtctacactaacccaccagctccataactgttaCAGCCAGCCTTCCGTGGCTGAaatccaccatgaagacccccatcactccccagatctccagtatcagttattgatacagataatgaccccaaagagcctccacttatgggctcaccatagcccgtgctacttgtaactttttgttctgagtagctaaatctaaaacaagaaCAACTTTGGCTCAGTTACGTTGCTGTTCTAGAGATATACTTTATGAGACGCTTCCAGAAACTTCACCAGCTTTACAAAAAGTGTTTGGGGTCCAGTCAACACTGTTTTAATATTATGCTTGTAATTCCTAAATGGTTACATAACCCATCTTCTGCATACTAATTTACAGGTAATAAAGCAACATATCATCTCTTGTATCACCCCTAAGTATATTTACAAACATGCTTGTTGTTGATATGATTACATAGAGTTGTTGATATGATTACAAAAAGTTGCTGATATGATTACATAGAGAGTTGTTGATATGATTACATAGACCAACCATCATCTATGTAATCATATAAACAACTCTTTCCAATACTTTCCAGTAAAACTTTTCTAACTTTATTTTCAATATCTTCTGTTCATGGATACGCAGACACCT includes:
- the LOC138365088 gene encoding uncharacterized protein, whose protein sequence is MSRTPEASGPAAGGTQLEAPNVTSSKQFPTLDGLRQTSKDTEEINWLKNQIIELEIKIKTLETNLPGDSEVNHASDSDQVNSPSTSSDESGNVAAAEATSPISTERECQIPVGHGVRVSKYSPPRVILTDNGPEFNYSVLEQLAKLFNIKNFNIMPYQPASNGLVERLNKKDLDALRVTVTRASHKWDELMPIV